The following proteins are encoded in a genomic region of Vulpes vulpes isolate BD-2025 chromosome X, VulVul3, whole genome shotgun sequence:
- the TCEAL4 gene encoding transcription elongation factor A protein-like 4: MEKLCNENEGMTENQGKMEYKEQPQDVEEPKVDCTLEDQEKLENERKTEDEEILKDKEKSESMTKPKDGKPAENEGRPVESEGKPAESEGKPAESQGKPAESEGKPKEEGKPAESEGKPAESEGKPAESQGKPAESEGKPAESEGKPKEEGKPAESEGKPKEEGKPVSERKPKEGKPVSEGKPKEGKLVSEGKPKEENLESKGKPVNEEKPKEEKPAIEPRAAGKRPAGDDVPRKAKRKTNKGLAQCLKEYKEAIHDMHLSNEEMIREFDEMARVEDEVKKTRQKLGGFMWMQKSLQDPFHPRGPRELRGGCRAPQRGFEDIPFV, from the coding sequence ATGGAAAAACTCtgcaatgaaaatgaaggaatgacTGAGAACCAAGGAAAGATGGAATACAAAGAACAGCCACAGGATGTGGAAGAGCCCAAAGTAGATTGTACTCTGGAAGACCAggaaaagttagaaaatgagagaaagacagaagatgAGGAAATACTAAAGGataaagaaaagtcagaaagtaTGACAAAGCCAAAGGATGGAAAGCCAGCGGAGAACGAGGGAAGGCCAGTGGAGAGCGAGGGAAAGCCAGCGGAGAGCGAGGGAAAGCCAGCGGAGAGCCAGGGAAAGCCAGCAGAGAGCGAGGGAAAgccaaaagaagaaggaaagccaGCGGAGAGCGAGGGAAAGCCAGCGGAGAGCGAGGGAAAGCCAGCGGAGAGCCAGGGAAAGCCAGCGGAGAGCGAGGGAAAGCCAGCGGAGAGCGAGGGAAAgccaaaagaagaaggaaagccaGCGGAGAGCGAGGGAAAgccaaaagaagaaggaaaaccagtgagtgagagaaagccaaaagaaggaaaaccagTGAGTGAGGGAAAGCCAAAAGAAGGAAAGCTAGTGAGTGAGGgaaagccaaaagaagaaaacttagaGAGTAAGGGAAAGCCAGTGAATGAGgaaaagccaaaagaagaaaagccagcCATCGAACCAAGGGCTGCAGGAAAGCGCCCAGCTGGGGATGATGTACCCAGGAAGgccaaaagaaaaaccaacaagGGGCTGGCTCAGTGCCTCAAGGAATATAAGGAGGCCATACACGATATGCATTTGAGCAATGAGGAGATGATAAGAGAATTTGATGAGATGGCTAGGGTAGAGGATGAGGTGAAGAAAACCAGACAGAAATTGGGGGGGTTTATGTGGATGCAAAAAAGTTTACAGGACCCCTTCCACCCGAGGGGCCCAAGGGAACTGAGGGGTGGGTGCAGGGCCCCACAGAGGGGCTTTGAAGACATTCCTTTTGTGTAG